The genome window TTCATACTCTAAAGCTAAAGTGTAATAAAATTAATTTTAAGTAAAACTGTAAAGTAAATCAGTTAAATTAAGTGAGGCACTTTGCCGCTTAAGCGATTTAAGTTACAAAAATCTATCCTTTAGGAGAGGAAACATGAAAACAATGACTCAAAAACAACAGGGTTTCACCCTAATTGAATTAATGATTGTAGTAGCAATCATCGGTATTCTTGCTGCAATTGCATTGCCTGCATATCAGGACTATACAGCTAGAGCGCAAGCTTCAGAGGCAGTGTCATTAACAGCAGCAGCTAAAACAGGTATTGCTGAGTATTATCAATCAGAAGGCGCTTACCCTGTCAAAGACGGAACTCCTGATGTAACGGCATTCGGAGTTACAGGGACTTATAGTGTAGTTACTGTAGAAACAGCCACAGGCGTTATCTCTGCTAAGATGAATAAAACAGGTGTATCTAAGGACTTACAAGATAGAACATTTACTTTTACACCTTCAGTTAAGGATGGTGCGTTTAAGTGGACTTGTACGCATGACTTAGTTAACAAAGCTATCGCACCTAAAGGCTGTAAAGCAAAAGCATAAATCGTTTAGTATTAACTGCAAAGGTAGCTTAAAGCTACCTTTTTACTTTTTATTGGATGATATTTATGAAAAATGAAAAAAAAAGCTTAGATACTTTCCAATGGATTGGTGTTAGTGCAAGAGGAAAGCGTCTTGAAGGTGAGCTTACAGGAAACAGTATTGCATTAGTAAAAGCTCAGCTTAGAAAACAAGGCATTACTCCTTCCAAAGTAAAGCGCAAAGCAAAACCATTATTTGGTATTCAAAACACCCAAAAAATAACGCCAAAAGATATCGCATTAGTTACTCGCCAAATTGCGACCATGCTAATGGCAGGGGTACCATTAATACAGTCTATAGAGATGATTGGCACTGGTTCGACTAACAAGAGCGTTGCCAAGTTAATGGTGACTATTGCTGATGAAGTAAAAGCAGGCCAGCCACTATCAACCGCACTTCGAAAACACCCTCGCTATTTTGATGATTTATACTGTGACTTAGTCGCATCGGGCGAGCAATCAGGTGCGCTTGATAGAATATTTGATCGTGTCGCTATCTATAAAGAAAAATCTGAAGCCTTAAAATCAAAAATTAAAAAGGCCATGTTTTACCCTGTAGCGGTATTAGTTGTTGCTGTTATTGTTACCTCCATATTATTAATATTTGTAGTACCTCAATTTAAAGAAATATTTGACGGTTTTGGCGCAGAGTTACCAGCTTTTACTTTATTTGTAATTGGTATATCGGAATTTATGCAAGCATATTGGTGGGTTGCACTAATTACTGTAGTTACAGCTGGATGGATATTTAAAGAAGCAAAACTAAGAAGTTTAAAACTCAGAGATGCAACCGACAGAACCATTCTTAAACTCCCTGTAATTGGCATGATATTAAATAAAGCAGCTGTTGCTCGCTATGCACGAACTCTTTCGACCACCTTTGCGGCTGGTGTGCCATTAGTCGATGCGCTTGATTCTGCTGCCGGAGCTTCAGGTAATGCTGTTTATCGCTATGCTATTTTAGATATCAAAGTAGAAGTGAGCTCTGGTAATCAGATGAACTGGGCAATGCGTAACTCAAAAATATTTCCTGATATGGTAATACAAATGGTCGCTATTGGTGAGGAGTCTGGCTCACTAGACGGTATGCTCGCAAAAGTAGCTACTATTTACGAGCAAGAAGTTGACGATGCAGTAGACGGCCTTTCAAGTCTACTTGAGCCACTTATTATGGCCGTACTAGGTGTACTTGTTGGTGGCTTAATTATCGCGATGTATTTACCTATTTTTCAACTTGGTTCTGTCGTCTGATTTTTACTTTATTTAAATAATTAAAAACAAACTATTTAAATTCGCTATTTTCTGGTTTTTTATATGCAAAGTATTATAGAAGTAATGCAAAGCCAATTGTGGTTTTATTTAACAACAGTTGGCTTAGTCAGTTTATGTATTGGTAGTTTTTTAAATGTGGTTATTTATCGCTTACCGTTGATGATGCAACGTGAGTGGCAAAGTGAATGTAGACTGTTGTTAGAAGATGAACTTACAGCTAATAAATCTAAACAAGCCAATATCAATAAGCCTTTTAACTTAGTAAAACCCAACTCTACCTGCCCTAAATGCAAAACAGCCATTAAGCCTTGGCAGAATATTCCTATTATTAGTTGGTTAATACTTAAAGGTAAATGCGCAAGCTGCAGTAATCCTATTTCGGTCCGATACCCTGCTGTAGAGCTAATTACTGCCCTATTAAGTTTAATTGTTGCCTACAGCTTTGGTACGACCGAGCAAGCCCTTTTATATATTTTTGTAACGTGGATTTTAGTAGCACTAACCTTTATTGATATTGACCACATGCTACTGCCGGATCAGCTTACACTTCCGCTTGTTTGGCTTGCACTTATTGCTTCTGTAATGGGTTACACAATTACACCAACCGATGCAATTATTGGCGCGGCTTGTGGTTATTTAAGTCTATGGAGCGTGTTTTGGCTATTTAAGTTATTAACCGGTAAAGAAGGCATGGGTTATGGCGACTTTAAACTACTCGCTGTATTTGGGGCATTACTTGGCTGGCAGTCATTACTTACTATTATTCTGCTTTCGAGCATAGTAGGTGCCATTATAGGTATTGCGCTGTTGAGCATACAAGGTAAAGACAAAGCGACCCCTATCCCTTTTGGCCCTTATTTAGCGATAGCAGGCTGGATCACTATGCTTTGGGGCAACCAAATTCAAGGCGCTTATTTTAATTTAATAGGTTATTAAAATGAGTGAGCAAATTACTAAAGTAAACAGCTGGGTATTAGGTTTAACAGGCGGTATTGGCTGTGGCAAAACGGCCGTAAGCAATATGTTTGAAGAGCTTGGTATTACAATAGTTGATGCCGATATAATTGCGCGCGAAGTAGTACTCCCAAATAGCAAAGGGCTAAAAGCGATTACAGCCCACTTTGGTGAACATATTTTATTGCCTGATGGCACATTAAATAGAGCAGCGCTGCGCGCAAAAATATTTTCTAACAACAATGACAAAGAATGGCTTAATGCGTTACTGCACCCTCTTATACGGATAAAAATACTAAACGATTTAAATAATGCAACTAGCCCTTATGTTGTTTTAGTAGCGCCTTTATTGTTTGAAAACAACCTTGATAAATATTGCGACCATACCCTACTTATTGACGTACCAACCTCAGTACAAATAGCGCGTACGGCAAAACGTGACAACACAAGTAGTGAGCAAGTTAAAAGTATTATTGCCTCGCAAATGTCACGTGCCGATAAGCAGCAAAAAGCTGATGATATTTTAAATAACGACCGTAGTTTAAACCTAGTGCATATAGAACTTGTTGATCTACATAAAAAGTACCTACAATATGCATTACACAACAAAACTAACTCACATTAACACTGTCCTAACTCACACAAACTCGTATTTTAGTTAGTAAAATCACAACAAAGAATGAAAGGTGATGTAATCCCCTTCTTTTTTCTGATAAATTGCTTACTATTGAAGGAATAAAACAGGTGCGCAATGAATATTAACTCACCGTTATTGAGAAAATTTATAACCCTTGGCCGTATTGATGCCGACACGGTTAAAAACAAACAAAATGAATTTGCCTCAACAGCTGAGCTTATTTCTAAATGTGGAAAAATCGATAGTAAAGATTTAGCTGAACAATGTATTGATTTGTTTCGCGTACCTTATTTTGATTTAAAAGATTTCGACCCTACAAAAATCCCGGCCGATCTTGTAAAAGAAAAACTCATACGTAAACATCACATTTTGCCGCTTGTTCAAAAAGATCGAAAAGTTTATATAGCAGCATCAGACCCAACAGATTACGGCGCATTCGAAAACTTTGAGTTTAGTACCGGTCTTTCATGCGAAATTGTTGTTGTTGATTATATTCAACTCGATACCAAAATCGAGCAATTACTAGATGCTACTGGCAGCTTAAATTTAACTGATGACGAGTTTCAGGAATTTGCTGATTTAGACTCAGAAAGCCAAAGAGATACAGCACCACAAGATGACGATAAAGATGATGCACCTATCATCGTTTACATCAACAAAATTTTAATGGATGCCATTAAAAAAGGTGCCTCTGATTTACACTTTGAACCGTATGAGCACAAGTACCGTATCCGCTTTCGTATTGATGGCATTTTGCATGAAGTGGCAAGCCCACCTAATACATTAGCAACCAAGCTTTCTGCACGTATTAAAGTAATGTCGCGACTCGATATTGCCGAAAAACGCAAACCACAAGATGGTCGTATAAAACTAAAAATTACTGAACGCAAAAGTATCGACTTTCGTGTAAGTACTATGCCTACCTTGTGGGGCGAAAAAATAGTAATGCGTATCCTTGATTCATCAAGCGCTATGTTAGGCATTGATGTATTAGGCTATGAGCCTGAGCAGAAAAAGCTCTATATGGATGCACTTGCCCAGCCTCAAGGGATGATATTAGTAACAGGGCCAACGGGTTCTGGTAAAACAGTATCGCTATACACAGGTTTAAATATATTAAACCAGCCAGAGCGCAATATTAGTACTGCGGAAGATCCGGTTGAGATTAACCTTGAAGGTGTAAACCAAGTACAAATTAACATTAAAGCCGATATGACTTTTGCCAATGCACTGCGTGCATTTTTACGTCAAGATCCTGATGTAGTTATGGTAGGTGAAATACGTGACCTAGAAACCGCAGAAATATCAATAAAAGCGGCGCAAACAGGTCACTTGGTTTTATCAACATTGCATACAAACTCAGCGCCGGAAACAATCACTCGTTTATTAAATATGGGTGTGCCGGCTTATAACGTAGCAAGTTCAATCAGCTTAATAATAGCCCAACGTCTAGCACGTCGCTTGTGCCCTAAATGTAAAACGCCAGAACAACTTCCAAGTGAAGAACTGGCTCGCCAAGGATTTACCGCCAAGCAAATTGAAGAAATGACGTTATATACGCCTAAAGGGTGTGATAGCTGTACTGATGGTTACAAAGGGCGTGTGGGTATTTACGAAGTAATGCAAATTACTCCTGAAATTGCCCAAATTATTATGCGCGGTGGTAACTCGCTTGAAATAGCAGACGTATCACTTAAAGCCGGATTTAATAATTTACGTTTATCGGGTTTACGCAAAGCAGCCGATGGCCTTACATCCCTTGGTGAAATTAATCGCGTAACTAATTTTTAAAGATCCATAGTAAAAGCTACAAGGTTCTGAATACTAAATTCAGAGCCTTACTTATACCTAGAGACTCATATCTAAGTAATGTAAAATGCAGA of Pseudoalteromonas arctica A 37-1-2 contains these proteins:
- a CDS encoding pilin encodes the protein MKTMTQKQQGFTLIELMIVVAIIGILAAIALPAYQDYTARAQASEAVSLTAAAKTGIAEYYQSEGAYPVKDGTPDVTAFGVTGTYSVVTVETATGVISAKMNKTGVSKDLQDRTFTFTPSVKDGAFKWTCTHDLVNKAIAPKGCKAKA
- a CDS encoding type II secretion system F family protein; the protein is MKNEKKSLDTFQWIGVSARGKRLEGELTGNSIALVKAQLRKQGITPSKVKRKAKPLFGIQNTQKITPKDIALVTRQIATMLMAGVPLIQSIEMIGTGSTNKSVAKLMVTIADEVKAGQPLSTALRKHPRYFDDLYCDLVASGEQSGALDRIFDRVAIYKEKSEALKSKIKKAMFYPVAVLVVAVIVTSILLIFVVPQFKEIFDGFGAELPAFTLFVIGISEFMQAYWWVALITVVTAGWIFKEAKLRSLKLRDATDRTILKLPVIGMILNKAAVARYARTLSTTFAAGVPLVDALDSAAGASGNAVYRYAILDIKVEVSSGNQMNWAMRNSKIFPDMVIQMVAIGEESGSLDGMLAKVATIYEQEVDDAVDGLSSLLEPLIMAVLGVLVGGLIIAMYLPIFQLGSVV
- a CDS encoding prepilin peptidase → MQSIIEVMQSQLWFYLTTVGLVSLCIGSFLNVVIYRLPLMMQREWQSECRLLLEDELTANKSKQANINKPFNLVKPNSTCPKCKTAIKPWQNIPIISWLILKGKCASCSNPISVRYPAVELITALLSLIVAYSFGTTEQALLYIFVTWILVALTFIDIDHMLLPDQLTLPLVWLALIASVMGYTITPTDAIIGAACGYLSLWSVFWLFKLLTGKEGMGYGDFKLLAVFGALLGWQSLLTIILLSSIVGAIIGIALLSIQGKDKATPIPFGPYLAIAGWITMLWGNQIQGAYFNLIGY
- the coaE gene encoding dephospho-CoA kinase (Dephospho-CoA kinase (CoaE) performs the final step in coenzyme A biosynthesis.); the protein is MSEQITKVNSWVLGLTGGIGCGKTAVSNMFEELGITIVDADIIAREVVLPNSKGLKAITAHFGEHILLPDGTLNRAALRAKIFSNNNDKEWLNALLHPLIRIKILNDLNNATSPYVVLVAPLLFENNLDKYCDHTLLIDVPTSVQIARTAKRDNTSSEQVKSIIASQMSRADKQQKADDILNNDRSLNLVHIELVDLHKKYLQYALHNKTNSH
- the pilB gene encoding type IV-A pilus assembly ATPase PilB, yielding MNINSPLLRKFITLGRIDADTVKNKQNEFASTAELISKCGKIDSKDLAEQCIDLFRVPYFDLKDFDPTKIPADLVKEKLIRKHHILPLVQKDRKVYIAASDPTDYGAFENFEFSTGLSCEIVVVDYIQLDTKIEQLLDATGSLNLTDDEFQEFADLDSESQRDTAPQDDDKDDAPIIVYINKILMDAIKKGASDLHFEPYEHKYRIRFRIDGILHEVASPPNTLATKLSARIKVMSRLDIAEKRKPQDGRIKLKITERKSIDFRVSTMPTLWGEKIVMRILDSSSAMLGIDVLGYEPEQKKLYMDALAQPQGMILVTGPTGSGKTVSLYTGLNILNQPERNISTAEDPVEINLEGVNQVQINIKADMTFANALRAFLRQDPDVVMVGEIRDLETAEISIKAAQTGHLVLSTLHTNSAPETITRLLNMGVPAYNVASSISLIIAQRLARRLCPKCKTPEQLPSEELARQGFTAKQIEEMTLYTPKGCDSCTDGYKGRVGIYEVMQITPEIAQIIMRGGNSLEIADVSLKAGFNNLRLSGLRKAADGLTSLGEINRVTNF